GCCTCAGCGACATTTGTTGCGTCCTTGGCACTTGTTTCGAAATACGGGTGGCCGCCGTTATCAAAACACCACCTCTGTGCCTCTTCGGTGGTAACCTGCCGCTCCACCACGTCGACTTTATTGCCGAGAATGATGAAAGGAAAGCTGTCGAGCTCTTTCACGTCAGCGTAGTAGGCAAACTCCTTCCTCCAGTGCCCGAGGTTGAGGAAGCTTTGCGCGTCGTCCACGCCGAACGTGAGAAGGCAGCAGTCGGAGCCGCGGTAGAACGGCGTTCGCAGGCTGCGGAAACGCTCCTGACCAGCAGTGTCCCAAATCTGCAGGGTCACCCGCCGACCGTCCACCTCCAGCTCTTTGTTGAGGAATTCGACACCGATGGTGTGGAAGAGGTGCGCGTCAAACTTGTCCGACACGTACCGGTTCATGAGGGATGACTTGCCCACGCCACCGTCTCCAAGCAGGATCACCTTTAGTAGAGATGACTTGGCTGCCATGGTGAAGAAATTAACGTGAAACCTGAGACAAGAAAGGACATTTAGGGAACCGATTGTTAGCAACAAGTGGTTCTAAACTGGAATACTCCTACTGAGCTAGTGATTATGATTACCAATACAACACAGAAGCCCGTGAACAATTCTCCCccctgccaattcccacccactagcCAGCTCATGCCTAtcatacaacagctaccaaccagggagggtgaagcCCAACATGCTTTTTCTAAGGCATAGGAAGCCTGCCAAGCCAACAAGCTGCATCTTTTCAAACAGCTGCTCACGTTGCATCATAAGACAGTGCAACACAGGAAAGCGCCGTCTGCCCTCTTCCGCATAGGCACTagttgtcact
The DNA window shown above is from Neoarius graeffei isolate fNeoGra1 chromosome 18, fNeoGra1.pri, whole genome shotgun sequence and carries:
- the rab9a gene encoding ras-related protein Rab-9A; translated protein: MAAKSSLLKVILLGDGGVGKSSLMNRYVSDKFDAHLFHTIGVEFLNKELEVDGRRVTLQIWDTAGQERFRSLRTPFYRGSDCCLLTFGVDDAQSFLNLGHWRKEFAYYADVKELDSFPFIILGNKVDVVERQVTTEEAQRWCFDNGGHPYFETSAKDATNVAEAFEEAARRVLALEDRQTHVMPSDVVDLRRKPRSGSRCCL